AACTCGTGTATCGGCAGATCGACGTTGTCCAAAAAGCTGCCCTGCATCGGATCGTACGCGATCCACAAAAAGTAGATCGACAACAGTATCGCAAAAACGAGTTTTGGATAATTAGGGCTCATCGACGAAATTCAGCACGCTCGACCGCGTAATAAAGACAGTCCTGGCCGTAATGCCACTCGGTCTTTTCGTAACGCATTCCGCACTTTTCCATTATCTTATACGAACCGGTGTTGTCGGGATGACAGACGGCGACTATGCGTTCGAGACCCATCACGTCAAATCCGTAACCGAGCCATCCCATTGCCGCTTCGTAGCCGTATCCTTGCCGCCAGAATTTTTCCGCTAGGTTATAACCGACCTCGATCTCGCCGGTGTCTTCGAGCGGTTGCAGGCCGCTCGAACCGATCAGCTCGCCGGTCTGTTTCAACCCCATAGCACACATCCCGACGCCGGCCGTTTGGTAGCAATTTATATAGAAATCGAGCCGTTTCGATAGAGCTTCAGGGCTTTGCATCTTCGGGCCGCCCAGATAGCGGTTGACTGCTGCCGGAGAACGGTTCTCTATCAGCCACGGCAGATCGTCGCGGGTAAATCGGCGATGAAATAGTCGTTCGGTCTCTATCACGAGGTTTGATCAGGGCGACAGGCGTTCGATCGACCATTCGCCGTTTTTGAGAGTATAGCAAATGCGGTCGTGCAGGCGGCTCGGGCGGCCCTGCCAGAATTCGAAATGATCAGGCTCGATACGAAACCCGCCCCAATGCGGCGGCCGCGGGACGCCTCCAATGGCATATTTTGCCGACAATGCGGCAACTTTGGCAATTAGAACGGATTTGGAAGTTAACGGCCGGCTTTGTTCTGAGGCCCAGGCTCCGATCCTGCTAGTAAATGGCCTCGACGCGAAATACTCGTCCGATTCTGCTGAAGACACCTTCGAAGCCTTACCGTTGATCCTGATCTGACGTTCTAACTCCGGCCAAAAGAAATTCAATGCTGCAAAAGGATTCTCGATCAGTTCACGGCCCTTTTGGCTTTCATAATTCGTAAAAAAGATTAATCCCTTTGCATCAAACCCTTTCAACAGGACCAGACGTGATGACGGCCGCCCATCACGGCTTGCGGTTGAAAGCGTCATCGCGGTCGGTTCCGGCAGATCGGACGAAAGAGCCTCGTTCATCCACGCGTTAAATTGGACGAACGGATCGGGATCGACGCTGGAGATGGAAAGCTCCTCGCGCGAATACTCTTTTCGTATGCCTGCGAGTTCGGTCGAGTCCATATCAAAGCTGATGGATCAGTAATCCGTCCTTTAGCTTAGGTTCAAACCACGTAGATTTCGGGGGCATTATCTCTCCCATATCTGCAACTGCGAGGAGGTCATCCATGGTCGTCGGAAACATCGAAAAGGCTAGTTTTGCGGTTCCTTCATCGACCAATCTCTCGAGTTCTGCGGTTCCGCGAATTCCGCCGACAAATCCGATTCTCTTATCTGTTCGTTCATCGCCGATGCCGAGGATCGGAGCAAGGAGAAAGTTGTGCAAAATACTGACGTCCAGCCTTTCGATCGGGTCGGGTTCGCGAAAGTACTGTACATTAAATCTAAGTTTCCGCCATTTACCGCCCATATACATACAGATCTCCCCATGATGGCGCGGCACCTTCTCTAACGCGTCCTCTATCAAAAAGCTTGTTGCGATCTGCTCAAGAAATTCCTCTTCGGAAAGGCCGTTAAGGTCTTTTATGACCCTATTGTACGGAAGGATACGAAGATCCTCAGCTGGAAATAGACCTGCGATAACAAAATTGTAGGGCTCAGTACCGTTATGTGTGGGGTTGGCCGAACGCAATTCTTGCCGTGCCGTTTCAGCGCTCTCGGCCCTGTGGTGGCCATCGGCTATATAAAGAGCCGGGACTTCGGCAAACGCCGTCTTCCACGACGAGATATTCGATACACGCCAAACTCGCTGTCGAATGCCTGTAGGGCATTCGAATTCGTAAATCGGCTCGGTTTCCGTTGCGCGCAGTAACAACTCATGAATTACCCGAGTTCCTCGAAAAGCTAGAAATATCAGGCCCGTCTGGGCGTTGACCGCAAGCAGATGCCGGGTCCTGTCATCCACTTTATCGGGACGTGTCTTTTCATGCTTTTTTATGTTTCCTTCTTCATACTCGTCCAATGAGCAACAAGCAACTAGGCCGGTTTGGGTGTGGCTGGCTGCAGCAAGCTGATAAACGAAGAATGCAGGCTCCTCGTCGTGAATTAAGATGCCCTCGTGTATGAATGCCTCAAGATTTTCTCTGGCCTTTGCAAAAACGTCGTCGAGGTCCGGCCCTGACCCGGCGGGGAATTCAGCTTCGGCCCGAGTGACCCGCAAGAAACTATTTGGGTTGCCGGTAATGTGTTCCCGTACTTCAGATTCGTAAACGACATCGTAAGGAACGCACGACACCGACTTTGCTATCTCCGGTTTTGGGCGGAGCGCACGAAACGGCTCTATTCTTGCCACAAAAGATTGGTCTCCAATTATCTAATATGCCGGCTGGGTGTTGCCGTTAATTATTTCATTCAGCCTGCGATTGCTTTCGTCCATCGCATCAAGCATCTGTTGCGCAAATCCTTGCTTATCAATTCGCCACTGCCCTTTTTCAAATACAAATGGAACCGTTTCCCAGGTCCCAAACGAGTTCTTTACTTCGATAGTCGCTTTTTCCCCGTCGATCTTTTCGTTTCGAAACTCAACTGTTGTCTGGTTTGGCCCGACTAATGTCTCTCGCTGTAAGACATCGTCGATCGTGGTGTTCTGTGCTTTCGCCTGCTCTTCATGCATCTTCAAGGTTGCCTCTGACAGCAGCGTCTTTATTGCCTTTGGGTCCTTAGCTTTTAACGCCTTCACGTAGGTCTTGAATGTCTCGACCGGCGTCGCCGGCTCTCGGGAGCCGCACGCGGCAAAAAGTAAGCAGATCAACCCGCAGACGAAGAATTTATTTAAATAGCAGGCTCTCATTTTCGCTAAGCTCAAAAACTTGATTATACTGTAGTTTTGAGGAAGCATAGAACTTATGCAACGCAAAATTCTTTCTGAAGCTGAGTTGCGCGGATCGCTCGCCGACTTGGAAAGCTGGAAAGCCGTCGACAACCGTATTCAAAGGCGTTTTGAATTCGCGGACTTCTCGGCAGCGCTGGATTTTGTCAACAAGGTTGGCTCTCTAGCAGAAGAAGCGGATCATCATCCGGACATAACGTTTGGTTGGGGATATGCAGAAATCGCGTTGACCACACACGACCGCGGCGGTGTGACGGATGTTGATATTGCTCTGGCCGCAGGAATAAATGCGATCTAAGTTTTGAAAATACTTTAAAAATATCCAAAAAATACTATGTCAAATGTACCTATCACAGTAGCTCACGGCGACGGGATCGGCCCTGAGATCATGGCGGCGACGCTGCATATTCTCAAAGAAGCAGGCGCCCGTATCGATATTGAAGAGATCGAGATCGGAGAAAAGGTTTACCTGAGCGGCAACACTGCCGGCATAGCCCCCGAATCATGGGATTCTCTGCGTCGAACCAAGGTGTTCCTTAAAGCCCCGATCACCACTCCGCAAGGCGGCGGTTTTAAGTCTTTGAATGTGACCGTCCGCAAGACGCTAGGCATGTACGCGAATATTCGCCCGTGCGTTTCATATCATCCGTTCATCGAAACGAAGCATCCAGTCATGGACGTCGTCATAGTTCGGGAGAACGAAGAAGACACATACGCCGGCATCGAATATCGCCAATCAGATATGGTCGAACAGTGTCTGAAGCTCATCACCAGGCCCGGCTGCGAGAAAATTGTCCGATATGCGTTCGAGTATGCTCGAAAGAACAACCGCAAAACAGTAACGGTTTTTGTGAAAGATAACATCATGAAGCAGACCGATGGACTGTTTCATCGTGTTTTTGATGAGATCGGTGCTGAGTATCCTGATATCGAAAAAGGAGATTGGATCGTCGATATCGGCGCAGCTAAGCTCGCAACGTCTCCTCAGGATTTTGATGTCATCGTCATGCCCAATCTCTACGGCGACATCCTCTCGGATGTAACGGCACAGATGACAGGTTCGGTGGGGCTCGCGGGTTCGGCTAATATTGGCGAGAACATTTCGATGTTCGAGGCAATTCACGGCAGTGCACCACGTCGTGCGGGCCAGAATGTCGCCAATCCTTCAGGCTTGTTCCTCGGCTCTGTAATGATGCTTGTTCACATCGGTCAGCCGGACATTGCGGAATTGACCCACAACGCGTGGCTCAAGACCATCGAAGACGGCGTTCATACCTACGACATCGCTCGAGAAGGCACGACCAAGCAGACGGTTGGGACGAGAGAGTTCGGCGAAGAGGTCGTCAAACGGCTTGGACAGAAGCCGGAGACGCTCAAAGCGGTAGAATACAAGAAAGACGACGGGCCTACTGAAGAGAGGAAACCCATCTACTCGATACGTGAACCGCAAAAGAAAGATCTTGTTGGCGTCGACGTGTTTGTTAGCTGGTGGAACGGTGATTTCTACGGTGCTGCGGACGAACTTGGCCCTATCGTTGAACAGGCAAACGGCGATGGGTTAAAACTGGTAATGATCTCGAACCGCGGTACCAAGGTTTATCCTAAAGGGCAGCCGGACACATTCTGTGTTGACCATTGGCGGTGCCGCTTTATGGCCGAGAACCAAGGAGAGACCGTTACGCATCAGCAAGTGATAGATCTGCTTGGCCGTGTTGCGGGTGTAGGACTTGATTTTATCAAGACTGAGCATCTGTATAATTTCGACGGCGAGCCTGGTTATTCGCTCGGCCAAGGCCAGTAAGAGCTTATATCGATCGGCGAGGGTCAGGCTCTCACCTGACCCTCTTTCCTATGGAGATTCAGCGAGATGCCGAAGAAAGTCGGGATAACAAACCAGCCGATAGTTTCGGTAATAATGGGCAGCAAAAGCGACTGGCCGACGATGGAACACGCTGCTAAGGTGCTTGAGGATTTCAGCGTTCCGTACGAAAAGAGGATCGTATCCGCCCATCGCACTCCTGATCTTCTTTTCGAATTTGCAAAGTCCGCTCAAGAACGCGGTATCGAGGTGATAATAGCAGGCGCCGGCGGTGCGGCTCATCTTCCGGGAATGTGCGCTTCGCAGACCATATTGCCCGTTCTTGGCGTCCCGGTCGAAAGCCGTTCCCTCAAAGGACTTGACTCGCTATTATCAATTGCTCAAATGCCGGCAGGCGTCCCCGTCGGGACGCTCGCTGTTGGCGAAGCCGGAGCTAAGAATGCCGCATTGTTAGCAGTTTCTATTCTCGCAAACTCGCGGCCTGACTTAAGGAAAAAGCTCCACGATTTTCGTTCGAAACAAACAAAGACCGTACTCAGATCAAAGCTAAAATGAGGGCGGACGAGATCATCGCCGAGTTGAGCGAATTGGGCGACCCGTCGCGGCTGGATGCGATGAAGCGGTTTGCGATCCCCACATCCAGATCGTTCGGCATCTCAACTCCCGAACTCAAGGCGTTTGCTCGCGAAGTGAAAAAGCTCGGTGTCGATAACCATTCGCTTGCTGCCGATCTTTGGGCAAGCGGCATTCACGAGGCGCGCTCGGTCGCGTATCTGATCGATGACCCCAATAGAGTTACGTCCGAGCAAATGGACGCGTGGGCATCTGATTTCGATAATTGGGCAACAGTTGACGGAACTTGCGGACACCTTTTTTGCAGGACAGCGTTAGCATATGAAAAAGCGGTGGAGTGGACGGAGCGAGAACCGGAATTTGAAAAGCGTGCGGCCTTTTCGTTGATGGCCTTTCTCGCTGTTCATGAAAAAAACGCTACGTACGAGAAATTTGCAGCATTTCTTCCGCTGATCGAAGAACACTCAAATGACGAACGCAATTTCGTCAAAAAGGCTGTAAACTGGGCTCTGCGACAGATCGGCAAACGCGATCTCGATCTGAACAAATTGGCGATCGCGTCTGCGGAGCGGATAAGTGCTACCGGCACAAAACCGGGACGCTGGATCGCCGCGGATGCATTGCGTGAACTGCGTAGCGAATCCGTCCGCGAACGTCTGGTAAGAAGAAATGTATAGGGTGATAGCTCCAAATTCGACCATCGGCGTTTTCGGCAGCGGCCAGCTTGGCCGCATGTTTGCGATCGAGGCTCGCAAAATGGGTTATCGCGTGCATACTTTCTCACCCGATTCAGACACGCCGACAGGTCACATCTCGGATATTGAGACCACAGCATCCTATGATGACCTTGATCTGGTCCGAGGATTTGCGCGAGATGTTGATGTCATAACGTTCGAGTTTGAGAACATTCCTGCTGCAACCATCGAAACTGCTGCCGAGTTTGTCGATGTGCGCCCGAGGGGGTCGATTCTCCACAATACCCAGAATCGGCTTCGGGAAAAGACCTTTCTATCAAATAACGGCTTTCCGGTTGCACCTTTTCGTCATATTAGACTCATAGATGATTTGTATGATGCAGCCGCGGAGATCGGTTTTCCATGCGTGCTAAAGACTGCCGGGTTCGGCTATGACGGCAAAGGTCAGAAAAAGCTGACCGGCCCCGGCGATATTGAACCGGCCTTCGCCGCAATAAACGGCAGTGAAGCCGTTTTAGAGGAGTTTATTGAGTTTCAAAAAGAGGTTTCTGTCGTTTGCACTCGTGGAGTCGATGGCGAATTCGTTCATTACGGAGTGATCGAGAACGAGCATAAGGATCATATCCTCGATCTATCGTTCGCTCCGGGAAATGTATCTGAAACCGCTGCAGCCGAGGCTATCGATATCTCTCGAAGTATTGCTGAGGCGTTCGAATATGTCGGCACGATGTGCGTCGAATTCTTTTTGACGCAAGATGATCGGCTGCTGGTCAATGAGATAGCTCCACGGCCGCATAATTCAGGGCATCTTACCTTCGGGCCGTGCGTTACGTCGCAGTTCGAACAGCAGGTCCGGGCAGTTTGCGGGCTTCCGTTGGGCTCGACCGCGTTCTATCGACCCGCGGCAATTGCAAATCTTCTTGGTGATATTTGGGCGAGCGGAGAGCCAAACTGGGCTTCGGCAATGAGAGCAGCAAATGTTTCTCTACATTTGTACGGGAAATCAGAGCCAAGAGCTGGTCGGAAAATGGGGCATTTGACGGCTACTGATAAAACTCCACAGGCGGCGGCGGAAGCCGTTCGCATGGCCCGACAAAGGCTTAGAGAAAAGGCGTGAATCAGATCTTGCGTCCCAGCCAAACCCCGACCAATAAACCAAAAAATCCGACAACTACACTTGCAGACATGTAGAGCAGCGTTAGGCTCCAGAGCCGTTCACGAAGAAGGCCAAATATCTCGGCTTCAAATGTCGAAAAGGTCGTAAACGCGCCCAAAAAGCCAACAATGATCGCCATTCTGAGGTTCTCGCTGACAACGATCTTGTCTGAAAGCACGATCATCAGAAATCCCAGAAGCATTGAGCCGGTGATGTTTATAATAAAGGTCGGCAACGGGAATTTCTCGAAATGGCCGGCAAGCGGCGAGATGTTGATTAAATGGCGGGCAATAGCACCGAATGCTCCCCCAATACCTATGAAGCACAATCGGATCGCTAATTCCATAGTTTCGCTACTGCATCCTTGATTGCTAATTTATAAGCGTCAAAGCTACACTCAGAGTTTATGGCTGAAAGCCTTATTTTTACAAATCTCAGCAGCAGAGCTTCGATCTATGAAGAGTTGATCCCACAACTCGAGGCATTGCTCGCAGGCGAGACCGACCCGGTGGCAAATCTTGCCAACGCAGCAGCTGCCCTGATGGAAGCATTTGGATTTCTTTGGGTCGGATTCTATTTGGTAAAGGGCGATGAGCTTGTGTTGGGACCATTCCAGGGGCCGATTGCGTGCTCTCGTATCGGATTCGGAAATGGGGTCTGTGGTACTTCATGGCAACGCAGAGAAACAGTCATCGTCCCAAATGTTGATGAATTCCCCGGCCATATCGCTTGTTCTTCGTCCGCAAGATCCGAGATCGTGGTTCCTATTTTTGCTTCTGATGGATCGGTCATCGGGGTCTTAGACATTGATAGCGACCGCTTGGATGACTTTTCGGAAAATGATACCTCGAATCTTGAAACGATCTGTAATATTCTCGTTCGGTCTTCGGGACTTTAGAACTTGATCAAAGACATGACACCAATCGACTATCCGTACTGGGTTTGGATACTTTTTTTCTCGATCGTCTTAACGGCACTTGCCGTCGATCTCCTCATCGTTAATCGAAAAGCACATGCGCCGACAAGGCGGGAGACATTTATCTGGGCAACCGTCTGGGTTTCTCTGGCACTCAGTTTCGGGATATTCATTTTTTATCAATTCGGCATCAATCACGCAAAGCTGTTTCTGACAGGGTATCTCATTGAACTGTCGCTGTCGGTTGATAATTTATTCGTTTTCCTGCTCATCTTCACATTTTTCAAGGTTCCGAAAGAGTTCCAACATCGCGTTCTGTTTTGGGGCATTATGGGCGCGCTTGTCATGCGGATGATCATGATCTTCGCCGGTGCCGAACTGGTTGAGCGGTTCCACTGGATCATCTACATATTTGGGGCTTTTCTGGTCTACACCGGCCTCAAGATGTTCAAAGGCTCGGATGATGATTTTGAGCCGCACGAGAGCTTTTTTATCAAACTCGTCACTCGATACGTTCGAATTTCTAAGGAATACGATGGGGAGAAGTTCATCACGGTCAAGGACGGTGTCAGGACCGGGACCCTTTTGCTTCTGGTTTTGATAACTGTAGAACTCACCGATCTAGTGTTCGCTGTTGATTCAATACCCGCAATATTTGGTATAACGACGGATCGTTTCATCATTTACACATCGAACATATTCGCGATCCTCGGCCTTCGTACGTTTTTCTTTCTCTTGGCAGATCTCGCCGACAGATTTCATTACCTCAAGTACGGGCTTGCATTTATTCTCACGTTCATCGGATTAAAGATGCTCTTGCCACTCTTGGCAGAAGGACTGATAATATTAGTCGGGTCTGAAAGCGAATCCGGTTTTGTCGATCTTCTCAGGCGTTTCGTCGCACATGAATTTGAACAAGAGGTGATCAACATCTCACTTGGCGTGGTCGCCTTTTCCATAGTCTTCTCAATTGCACTTTCGCTTTTGATGCCGCCCAAACACAGACCTGACAAACTTTAGGTCTGTCATCGGCTCGTCTGATGGAGAACAAGTATCGAAAATTCTATGTCGAATGGTGGAATATTCGGAAGAGTACCGTCTGGGCTCTTGTTGCCGGGGCGGTTCTCATCGGTTCGCTTGTCGGCGGCGGAATCTGGGCGTCAAGAAATAATTGGTTCGTTGCCGAGCAAGATCTGGCGATTCCAAAAGATGCGGCCCGCATTGTGTCTTTTGAGGGAGAGGTCCGTATCACCCGCGCCGCAACTCGAGAGACGATCCTGGTAACCCGAGAGACGTATGTCGGTGCAGGCGACACGGTGCAGACTCAGGCGGATGGCCGAGCGATCATACAAATGATCGACGGCTCGGTCTATTCGGTGCGGCCAAACAGCACGATAGTGGTCAAGGACACGACGTCCCTTTTTGGCGGGAAAAATGTACGTGTAGCACTGGACGACGGCCAACTGAACGTTCGTACCGATGAGCAGCCACAGGACGCAAGAAACATCGTCGAGGTCGCCGACACAGAAAATCAACTATTGCCAAAGACCGACGCTAGCTTTAATGCAGACCCTCAGGCGAACTCCGGTGAGATTCGGATCAGCCGCGGTGGTGTCGAGACAACTATCGGCGGGGAAAAACAGATAATTGGTGAAAATGAATTCGCATCGATCAAAAGCGGCAAGCTGTCCCAACGCGAAAGGCTTATGGCTCCGCCGAGGCCACTGGCACCAAACAACTCGGCTCAATTGGTAGATCAGGGCGGCGGTATAGGCGTATCGTTTTCATGGGCCGATGCTGAAGGGGCATCAGCGTCAAATTATCACCTGCAGGTCTCGAGGTCTCCTACATTCGCCAGCGATGCACTGTTGGTTGACCGCAATAATATGGCCGCACGGGAATTTCG
This sequence is a window from Acidobacteriota bacterium. Protein-coding genes within it:
- a CDS encoding GNAT family N-acetyltransferase; the protein is MIETERLFHRRFTRDDLPWLIENRSPAAVNRYLGGPKMQSPEALSKRLDFYINCYQTAGVGMCAMGLKQTGELIGSSGLQPLEDTGEIEVGYNLAEKFWRQGYGYEAAMGWLGYGFDVMGLERIVAVCHPDNTGSYKIMEKCGMRYEKTEWHYGQDCLYYAVERAEFRR
- the pdxH gene encoding pyridoxamine 5'-phosphate oxidase, with the translated sequence MDSTELAGIRKEYSREELSISSVDPDPFVQFNAWMNEALSSDLPEPTAMTLSTASRDGRPSSRLVLLKGFDAKGLIFFTNYESQKGRELIENPFAALNFFWPELERQIRINGKASKVSSAESDEYFASRPFTSRIGAWASEQSRPLTSKSVLIAKVAALSAKYAIGGVPRPPHWGGFRIEPDHFEFWQGRPSRLHDRICYTLKNGEWSIERLSP
- a CDS encoding DUF1015 domain-containing protein; this encodes MARIEPFRALRPKPEIAKSVSCVPYDVVYESEVREHITGNPNSFLRVTRAEAEFPAGSGPDLDDVFAKARENLEAFIHEGILIHDEEPAFFVYQLAAASHTQTGLVACCSLDEYEEGNIKKHEKTRPDKVDDRTRHLLAVNAQTGLIFLAFRGTRVIHELLLRATETEPIYEFECPTGIRQRVWRVSNISSWKTAFAEVPALYIADGHHRAESAETARQELRSANPTHNGTEPYNFVIAGLFPAEDLRILPYNRVIKDLNGLSEEEFLEQIATSFLIEDALEKVPRHHGEICMYMGGKWRKLRFNVQYFREPDPIERLDVSILHNFLLAPILGIGDERTDKRIGFVGGIRGTAELERLVDEGTAKLAFSMFPTTMDDLLAVADMGEIMPPKSTWFEPKLKDGLLIHQL
- a CDS encoding DUF4878 domain-containing protein, coding for MRACYLNKFFVCGLICLLFAACGSREPATPVETFKTYVKALKAKDPKAIKTLLSEATLKMHEEQAKAQNTTIDDVLQRETLVGPNQTTVEFRNEKIDGEKATIEVKNSFGTWETVPFVFEKGQWRIDKQGFAQQMLDAMDESNRRLNEIINGNTQPAY
- a CDS encoding 4a-hydroxytetrahydrobiopterin dehydratase; this encodes MQRKILSEAELRGSLADLESWKAVDNRIQRRFEFADFSAALDFVNKVGSLAEEADHHPDITFGWGYAEIALTTHDRGGVTDVDIALAAGINAI
- a CDS encoding NADP-dependent isocitrate dehydrogenase encodes the protein MSNVPITVAHGDGIGPEIMAATLHILKEAGARIDIEEIEIGEKVYLSGNTAGIAPESWDSLRRTKVFLKAPITTPQGGGFKSLNVTVRKTLGMYANIRPCVSYHPFIETKHPVMDVVIVRENEEDTYAGIEYRQSDMVEQCLKLITRPGCEKIVRYAFEYARKNNRKTVTVFVKDNIMKQTDGLFHRVFDEIGAEYPDIEKGDWIVDIGAAKLATSPQDFDVIVMPNLYGDILSDVTAQMTGSVGLAGSANIGENISMFEAIHGSAPRRAGQNVANPSGLFLGSVMMLVHIGQPDIAELTHNAWLKTIEDGVHTYDIAREGTTKQTVGTREFGEEVVKRLGQKPETLKAVEYKKDDGPTEERKPIYSIREPQKKDLVGVDVFVSWWNGDFYGAADELGPIVEQANGDGLKLVMISNRGTKVYPKGQPDTFCVDHWRCRFMAENQGETVTHQQVIDLLGRVAGVGLDFIKTEHLYNFDGEPGYSLGQGQ
- the purE gene encoding 5-(carboxyamino)imidazole ribonucleotide mutase, which produces MPKKVGITNQPIVSVIMGSKSDWPTMEHAAKVLEDFSVPYEKRIVSAHRTPDLLFEFAKSAQERGIEVIIAGAGGAAHLPGMCASQTILPVLGVPVESRSLKGLDSLLSIAQMPAGVPVGTLAVGEAGAKNAALLAVSILANSRPDLRKKLHDFRSKQTKTVLRSKLK
- a CDS encoding DNA alkylation repair protein codes for the protein MRADEIIAELSELGDPSRLDAMKRFAIPTSRSFGISTPELKAFAREVKKLGVDNHSLAADLWASGIHEARSVAYLIDDPNRVTSEQMDAWASDFDNWATVDGTCGHLFCRTALAYEKAVEWTEREPEFEKRAAFSLMAFLAVHEKNATYEKFAAFLPLIEEHSNDERNFVKKAVNWALRQIGKRDLDLNKLAIASAERISATGTKPGRWIAADALRELRSESVRERLVRRNV
- a CDS encoding 5-(carboxyamino)imidazole ribonucleotide synthase, producing the protein MYRVIAPNSTIGVFGSGQLGRMFAIEARKMGYRVHTFSPDSDTPTGHISDIETTASYDDLDLVRGFARDVDVITFEFENIPAATIETAAEFVDVRPRGSILHNTQNRLREKTFLSNNGFPVAPFRHIRLIDDLYDAAAEIGFPCVLKTAGFGYDGKGQKKLTGPGDIEPAFAAINGSEAVLEEFIEFQKEVSVVCTRGVDGEFVHYGVIENEHKDHILDLSFAPGNVSETAAAEAIDISRSIAEAFEYVGTMCVEFFLTQDDRLLVNEIAPRPHNSGHLTFGPCVTSQFEQQVRAVCGLPLGSTAFYRPAAIANLLGDIWASGEPNWASAMRAANVSLHLYGKSEPRAGRKMGHLTATDKTPQAAAEAVRMARQRLREKA
- the crcB gene encoding fluoride efflux transporter CrcB, producing MELAIRLCFIGIGGAFGAIARHLINISPLAGHFEKFPLPTFIINITGSMLLGFLMIVLSDKIVVSENLRMAIIVGFLGAFTTFSTFEAEIFGLLRERLWSLTLLYMSASVVVGFFGLLVGVWLGRKI
- a CDS encoding GAF domain-containing protein codes for the protein MAESLIFTNLSSRASIYEELIPQLEALLAGETDPVANLANAAAALMEAFGFLWVGFYLVKGDELVLGPFQGPIACSRIGFGNGVCGTSWQRRETVIVPNVDEFPGHIACSSSARSEIVVPIFASDGSVIGVLDIDSDRLDDFSENDTSNLETICNILVRSSGL
- a CDS encoding TerC family protein — translated: MTPIDYPYWVWILFFSIVLTALAVDLLIVNRKAHAPTRRETFIWATVWVSLALSFGIFIFYQFGINHAKLFLTGYLIELSLSVDNLFVFLLIFTFFKVPKEFQHRVLFWGIMGALVMRMIMIFAGAELVERFHWIIYIFGAFLVYTGLKMFKGSDDDFEPHESFFIKLVTRYVRISKEYDGEKFITVKDGVRTGTLLLLVLITVELTDLVFAVDSIPAIFGITTDRFIIYTSNIFAILGLRTFFFLLADLADRFHYLKYGLAFILTFIGLKMLLPLLAEGLIILVGSESESGFVDLLRRFVAHEFEQEVINISLGVVAFSIVFSIALSLLMPPKHRPDKL
- a CDS encoding FecR domain-containing protein, translated to MENKYRKFYVEWWNIRKSTVWALVAGAVLIGSLVGGGIWASRNNWFVAEQDLAIPKDAARIVSFEGEVRITRAATRETILVTRETYVGAGDTVQTQADGRAIIQMIDGSVYSVRPNSTIVVKDTTSLFGGKNVRVALDDGQLNVRTDEQPQDARNIVEVADTENQLLPKTDASFNADPQANSGEIRISRGGVETTIGGEKQIIGENEFASIKSGKLSQRERLMAPPRPLAPNNSAQLVDQGGGIGVSFSWADAEGASASNYHLQVSRSPTFASDALLVDRNNMAAREFRLASVPPGTYYWRVRATARSGQLTNWNEAWKFIVVRSVRSVSIDASDWKVERVGGNVYLINGRTSPGMFVRSQGRETLSGPDGAFKLQISTPSIETSVEISDDRGNRTGFVISLRTGTVLRRY